One stretch of Mycobacteriales bacterium DNA includes these proteins:
- a CDS encoding type II secretion system F family protein, which yields MSITDQLEVVQPDDAPVAASRAPKKSILQFELTAKKVPRKDLMHFSRQLAVFIKAGIPILDALEAIQEEMGNKFFRSIVQDILAALREGSTFADACQPHSSAFPAYYLGILRSAELTGKLDTVLVQLSEYIERDLEARRKVTSALAYPSVVLGMSVVVVVVLVAFVLPKFEHFFDSLDAELPLPTRMLLGTADFLTSNAIVIVAALIAGLAMLIAALRTQRGKAARDIVLLKLPVLGDLVRHVVLERFCRILSAMMQAGVPLPSAMAVTTDATSNAVFQKGLTEAREAMLRGEGLAAPLIATNLFPPSAKQMFRVGENTGTLDEQLGTAAVYFERELDYKIKRFTSLFEPAVLLFVGVIVGFVAIALVSAMYGIFGQTRDL from the coding sequence ATGTCGATCACCGACCAGCTCGAGGTCGTCCAGCCCGACGACGCCCCTGTCGCTGCTTCGCGCGCACCAAAGAAGTCGATCCTGCAGTTCGAGCTCACCGCGAAGAAGGTCCCCCGCAAGGACCTCATGCACTTCTCGCGTCAGCTCGCCGTCTTCATCAAGGCCGGTATCCCGATCCTCGACGCCCTCGAGGCGATCCAGGAGGAGATGGGCAACAAGTTCTTCCGCTCGATCGTCCAGGACATCCTGGCTGCCTTGCGCGAAGGCTCTACGTTCGCTGACGCCTGCCAGCCACACAGCTCGGCCTTCCCGGCCTACTACCTCGGCATCCTTCGCTCGGCCGAGCTGACGGGAAAGCTCGACACGGTCCTCGTTCAGCTGTCCGAGTACATCGAGCGCGATCTCGAGGCGCGGAGGAAGGTCACGTCGGCCCTTGCCTACCCGAGCGTGGTTCTCGGGATGTCTGTGGTCGTGGTCGTGGTGCTGGTCGCCTTCGTGCTCCCGAAGTTCGAGCACTTCTTCGACAGCCTCGATGCCGAGCTGCCACTCCCGACCAGAATGCTCCTCGGGACGGCGGACTTCCTCACCAGCAACGCGATAGTTATTGTGGCCGCTCTGATCGCGGGCTTGGCGATGCTCATCGCGGCCCTGCGCACTCAGCGCGGCAAGGCCGCGAGGGACATCGTGCTCCTGAAACTCCCGGTCTTGGGGGACCTCGTTCGGCACGTTGTCCTCGAGCGCTTCTGCCGCATCCTCAGCGCGATGATGCAGGCCGGCGTACCGCTCCCCTCAGCAATGGCGGTGACAACGGACGCCACCAGCAACGCTGTCTTCCAGAAGGGTCTCACTGAGGCACGTGAGGCGATGCTGCGCGGCGAGGGCCTCGCTGCACCGTTGATCGCGACCAACTTGTTTCCGCCCTCCGCCAAGCAGATGTTCCGAGTAGGCGAGAACACCGGCACCCTCGACGAGCAGCTAGGCACCGCAGCGGTCTACTTCGAGCGCGAGCTGGATTACAAGATCAAGCGCTTCACGTCGCTGTTCGAGCCCGCGGTGCTGTTGTTCGTAGGCGTGATCGTCGGCTTCGTCGCCATCGCACTCGTGTCGGCGATGTACGGCATCTTCGGACAGACGCGGGACCTGTGA
- a CDS encoding DUF429 domain-containing protein has product MPPQKRGGGPDLPYRLIAGVEPCPGGWLVVGARLQGITAHPTEPEVFPTFAEILDYRPSFDVIAIHCHLSFPEEDTEGGRTCDKLARQLLGWPRSGAVQSPPSRHYLRTGDLDARARKGLSPISARMLRRYAEVAEEMQPYRQRQVFEVHPELSFYQLNDDVPMQHSKRSPAGVEERRRLVEARIPGADTVLEASLPGVTLAHLLDATADMVTARRIAARAVDRIPEDPEWDEQGVRMELLR; this is encoded by the coding sequence GTGCCACCCCAGAAGCGAGGCGGGGGCCCTGACCTGCCCTATCGGCTCATCGCCGGCGTCGAGCCGTGCCCAGGTGGCTGGCTGGTCGTCGGTGCGCGACTGCAGGGCATCACGGCGCACCCGACCGAGCCGGAGGTCTTCCCGACCTTCGCCGAGATCCTCGACTACCGGCCGTCCTTCGACGTCATCGCCATCCACTGCCACCTGTCCTTCCCGGAGGAGGACACCGAGGGTGGTCGCACCTGCGACAAGCTCGCGCGCCAGCTGCTCGGCTGGCCGCGCTCCGGCGCTGTGCAGTCCCCGCCGTCGCGGCACTATCTGCGCACCGGCGACCTCGACGCACGGGCCCGCAAGGGGCTCTCACCCATCTCCGCCCGGATGCTGCGCCGCTACGCCGAGGTGGCCGAGGAGATGCAGCCCTACCGCCAGCGCCAGGTCTTCGAGGTCCATCCGGAGCTGAGCTTCTACCAGCTCAACGACGACGTCCCGATGCAGCACTCGAAGCGCTCGCCCGCCGGGGTCGAGGAGCGCCGCCGGCTTGTCGAGGCCCGCATCCCCGGCGCCGACACCGTCCTCGAGGCGTCGCTCCCGGGTGTCACCCTGGCCCATCTGCTCGACGCGACCGCGGACATGGTGACGGCCCGGCGCATCGCTGCCCGGGCCGTCGACCGCATCCCTGAGGATCCCGAGTGGGACGAGCAGGGCGTCAGGATGGAACTGCTGCGCTAA
- a CDS encoding response regulator transcription factor, translating into MLVDDHALIRQGLRRAFEQTVDLAVVAEAGSVPEALALDRAHSPDVAVVDVNLGEGSGIMLVKSLRVSRPAMGLVVLTMYDTDDHLFAALEAGASAFVLKSAPSDDVVSAARASATAPTSFTAQDLAGAMRRRMARPAVTLTGREDEILQLLAAGLSVAEVSTKLYISPSTAKTHMSKLYDKLGATNRTQAVMSAVRLGLVDSGLVAGP; encoded by the coding sequence ATGCTCGTCGATGACCACGCACTGATCCGGCAGGGGCTGCGCCGCGCCTTCGAGCAGACAGTGGACCTCGCGGTCGTCGCCGAGGCGGGGTCGGTGCCCGAGGCGCTCGCGCTCGACCGCGCCCACTCCCCCGACGTCGCGGTCGTCGACGTCAACCTCGGCGAGGGCAGCGGCATCATGCTGGTGAAGTCGCTGCGGGTCAGCCGACCCGCGATGGGCCTGGTGGTCTTGACGATGTACGACACCGACGACCACCTGTTCGCCGCGCTCGAGGCGGGAGCGTCCGCCTTCGTCCTGAAGTCCGCGCCGTCCGACGACGTCGTGTCCGCGGCGCGGGCCTCGGCCACCGCGCCGACCTCCTTCACGGCCCAGGACCTGGCCGGCGCGATGCGCCGCCGGATGGCGCGTCCCGCGGTCACCCTGACTGGGCGCGAGGACGAGATCCTCCAGCTGCTGGCGGCCGGGCTGTCGGTCGCTGAGGTGTCGACGAAGCTCTACATCAGCCCGTCCACGGCAAAGACCCACATGTCCAAGCTCTACGACAAGCTCGGGGCGACGAACCGGACGCAGGCGGTCATGTCGGCGGTGCGACTGGGCCTCGTGGACTCCGGCCTGGTCGCGGGGCCATAG
- a CDS encoding histidine kinase, with translation MPPTAVGAPVAAFRAALLLLCALLSVVASDRTYVALPIALLSALALAAERLPVLHRRPVLVGVVEAAIAGLSIGATGSTESPMLAYLLAPAACVGLQAGTRYIALVTLVGTAAVLIGPLLDSGTDDLRPIATGAGQWLLLGAGLGVVGQRARVLDRRGPVHELDRYTEARALLQQLRAVSRQLPGGLDAAAMAEGLLERCASAMPSASRSAVLVQPSPGALVPIAVRGTRRVPWRAPLSDPGPLSEAWTTQQPVVDRRDPDIHGRRQGSTLVVVPLRSEAGGFGLVALESYDGTPVDDACVQELQRCADAAALQLETALLFEEVRSAVSVAERDRLAREMHDGVAQDLAFIGYSLDDLRRAAAPIDQALAEKVTDLRTTLSTLISDLRLSITDLRTSVSSERGLGSALTSYVRAIGSSGRLAVHLSLDESPFRLPGEQEALLLQIAQVFAQDARRTGEAANLWVTLTVDPPTAALVLEHDGPHPSVEEVTAFTAAMRRASGTLTVTPRSGAGIRVDAVLGEGGPDDGDRHARR, from the coding sequence GTGCCCCCCACCGCAGTCGGGGCACCGGTCGCGGCGTTCCGCGCGGCCCTGCTCCTGCTGTGCGCGCTGCTGTCCGTGGTCGCGTCGGACCGCACCTACGTCGCGCTGCCGATCGCGCTGCTCAGCGCGCTCGCGCTGGCGGCCGAGCGGTTGCCGGTCCTGCACCGGCGCCCCGTCCTGGTCGGGGTCGTCGAGGCGGCCATAGCCGGCCTGAGCATCGGGGCCACGGGAAGCACCGAGAGCCCGATGCTGGCCTACCTCCTCGCGCCGGCCGCCTGCGTGGGCCTGCAGGCCGGTACGCGCTACATCGCCCTCGTGACGCTCGTCGGAACGGCGGCCGTCCTGATCGGCCCGCTGCTCGACAGCGGCACCGACGACCTGCGCCCGATCGCAACCGGCGCCGGCCAGTGGCTGCTGCTCGGAGCCGGCCTCGGAGTGGTGGGCCAGCGCGCCCGGGTCCTGGACCGCCGCGGGCCGGTCCACGAGCTCGACCGCTACACCGAGGCCAGGGCCCTGCTGCAGCAGCTGCGCGCTGTCAGCCGGCAGCTGCCTGGCGGTCTCGACGCGGCCGCGATGGCGGAGGGTCTGCTGGAGAGGTGCGCGAGCGCGATGCCCAGCGCCTCGCGCTCAGCGGTCCTGGTCCAGCCCTCCCCCGGTGCACTCGTGCCCATCGCCGTCCGGGGCACGCGACGGGTGCCCTGGCGGGCTCCTCTCTCGGACCCAGGGCCGCTGAGCGAGGCCTGGACGACGCAGCAGCCCGTCGTGGACCGCCGCGACCCTGACATCCACGGACGCCGGCAGGGCAGCACGCTGGTCGTCGTACCCCTGCGGAGCGAGGCAGGCGGCTTCGGGCTGGTGGCGCTGGAGAGCTATGACGGCACGCCCGTCGACGACGCGTGCGTGCAGGAGCTGCAGCGCTGTGCCGACGCGGCGGCGCTCCAGCTGGAGACCGCGCTGCTGTTCGAGGAGGTCCGCAGCGCCGTGTCGGTCGCCGAGCGCGACCGGCTCGCCCGCGAGATGCACGACGGCGTCGCGCAGGACCTCGCCTTCATCGGCTACTCCCTCGACGACCTGCGGCGCGCGGCGGCCCCGATCGACCAGGCGCTGGCCGAGAAGGTGACCGACCTGCGTACGACGCTGAGCACGCTGATCAGCGACCTGCGGCTGTCCATCACCGACCTGCGCACCAGCGTGTCGAGCGAGCGTGGGCTCGGGTCGGCGCTGACCAGCTACGTCCGCGCGATCGGGTCGAGCGGGCGACTCGCGGTCCACCTCTCCCTCGACGAGTCGCCGTTCCGGCTGCCCGGCGAGCAGGAGGCGCTGCTGCTGCAGATCGCGCAGGTCTTCGCCCAGGACGCGCGCCGCACCGGCGAGGCGGCCAACCTCTGGGTGACCCTCACAGTCGACCCGCCGACCGCCGCCCTTGTCCTCGAGCACGACGGGCCGCACCCGTCGGTCGAGGAGGTCACGGCGTTCACCGCCGCCATGCGCCGCGCATCGGGGACACTCACTGTCACGCCACGTTCAGGTGCGGGGATCCGCGTCGATGCAGTCCTGGGAGAGGGGGGTCCAGATGACGGTGACCGTCATGCTCGTCGATGA
- a CDS encoding prepilin-type N-terminal cleavage/methylation domain-containing protein, whose translation MKSPNTQAGFTLLELLVAMSLAGLVFSVVSAAFVVSVDVTEDTNTRLTESQAGAFTSAYFTRDVQSASTISTSTPRCGGGSETLVASMQWTDTATTTTKTYSVDYRLEAGRLTRFLCGSATSSDLVASNLTAASMTCTPASCVDSARLDLDGLGDGAFSIVAERRLP comes from the coding sequence GTGAAGAGTCCCAACACCCAGGCGGGGTTCACACTCCTGGAACTCCTCGTCGCCATGTCTCTGGCGGGGCTTGTCTTCTCGGTCGTGTCCGCCGCGTTTGTCGTGAGTGTGGACGTGACTGAAGACACCAACACAAGGCTTACAGAGTCACAAGCCGGCGCCTTCACCTCTGCCTACTTCACCCGCGACGTCCAAAGCGCTAGTACGATTTCCACAAGCACCCCGCGCTGCGGCGGCGGTTCAGAGACACTCGTGGCCTCCATGCAGTGGACCGACACGGCGACGACCACCACCAAGACGTATTCGGTTGACTACCGGCTCGAGGCCGGACGCCTCACGCGGTTCCTGTGCGGCTCCGCGACCAGCTCTGACCTTGTTGCCAGCAACCTGACGGCAGCGAGCATGACCTGTACTCCTGCGTCCTGCGTTGACAGCGCCCGACTGGACCTGGACGGCCTGGGCGACGGCGCGTTCAGCATCGTCGCCGAGCGGAGGCTCCCGTGA
- a CDS encoding glycosyltransferase family 4 protein, translated as MMRTLVVTNDFPPRPGGIQAFVHSLATRQPDGELVVYAPAWKGAEAFDAAQPFPVVRHPTSLMLPVPEVLRRARAVASAEGCDRVWFGAAAPLGLLARPLGLSRAVASTHGHEVGWAALPGARQLLRRIGRDVDVVTYLGDYTRSRLEPAFRTTMAQLPSGVDTTAFRPGAGGSDVRRKLGLGDRPVVVCVSRLVPRKGQDVLVKALPLIRRQVPDAALLLVGGGPDHPRIQRLAAEHGVADDVVLTGSVPWEELPAHYDAGDVFAMPCRTRRAGLEVEGLGIVFLEASATGLPVVAGRSGGSPDAVLDGVTGHVVDGTSVAAVAAAVGGLLADPVAARAMGAAGREWVEREWRWDVLAARLRGLLAGP; from the coding sequence CTGATGCGCACCCTCGTCGTCACCAACGACTTCCCGCCGCGACCCGGCGGCATTCAGGCCTTCGTGCACTCCCTCGCGACGCGCCAGCCCGACGGCGAGCTCGTCGTCTACGCGCCGGCCTGGAAGGGGGCCGAGGCCTTCGACGCGGCCCAGCCCTTCCCCGTCGTCCGGCACCCGACGTCGCTGATGCTGCCGGTCCCCGAGGTGCTGCGTCGGGCGCGGGCCGTCGCGTCGGCGGAGGGCTGCGACCGCGTGTGGTTCGGGGCCGCCGCGCCGCTCGGCCTGCTCGCCCGCCCGCTCGGGCTCTCTCGCGCGGTCGCCTCGACGCACGGCCACGAGGTCGGCTGGGCTGCGCTGCCCGGCGCCCGCCAGCTGCTGCGTCGCATCGGCCGCGACGTCGACGTCGTCACCTACCTCGGCGACTACACCCGGTCGCGGCTCGAGCCGGCTTTCCGGACCACGATGGCGCAGCTGCCGTCGGGGGTCGACACCACGGCCTTCCGCCCCGGCGCGGGAGGTTCAGACGTACGACGAAAGCTCGGGCTGGGCGACCGCCCTGTCGTCGTGTGCGTCTCCCGTCTGGTCCCGCGCAAGGGCCAGGACGTGCTCGTCAAGGCGCTGCCGCTCATCCGGCGGCAGGTCCCCGACGCCGCGCTGCTGCTCGTCGGCGGCGGGCCGGACCACCCGCGCATTCAGCGGCTCGCGGCCGAGCACGGCGTCGCCGACGACGTCGTCCTCACCGGCTCGGTGCCGTGGGAGGAGCTGCCCGCCCACTACGACGCGGGTGACGTCTTCGCGATGCCGTGCCGCACCCGGCGCGCCGGGCTCGAGGTCGAGGGGCTCGGGATCGTCTTCCTCGAGGCCTCTGCGACGGGGCTGCCCGTGGTCGCCGGCCGGTCGGGCGGGTCGCCCGACGCGGTGCTCGACGGGGTGACAGGGCACGTGGTCGACGGGACGTCGGTGGCCGCTGTCGCCGCTGCCGTGGGCGGGCTGCTCGCGGATCCTGTCGCTGCACGGGCGATGGGCGCTGCGGGGCGCGAGTGGGTCGAGCGGGAGTGGCGTTGGGACGTCCTCGCCGCCCGGTTACGCGGCCTGCTCGCCGGTCCGTAG
- a CDS encoding GspE/PulE family protein — MKLRRKDEEIAETGGARHARGKRVADPGVPEPAVALERPADWQQLGELLIDRRHVTPQQLSEALLQQSASGKRVGSLLVELGALDARALAEVLADQMGLALVDLGEESPEPDAAALLDESIARSHGCIPMMLLDGGGLVVAVADPTSELAQLLANSTGREITLVVAPADEIRHSIDATYRSLTGIDDVVKAFEATAATRKTVALTSESAQDDAPVVQVVNKIITQALRDRASDVHIEPQDERLRIRFRIDGALHDVLALPSSMGPALTSRLKIMAGMNIVERRRPQDGQIAMDVDGRSVDIRVASTGVIWGEKVVLRILDKSRPLYRLNDLGMPNDTHDTYSALVRAPFGMVLCAGPTGSGKTTTLYATMSEINESQRNIMTIEDPVEYVFPSINQISTNEQAGLTFATGLKSILRQDPDVILVGEIRDVETARIATQSALTGHFVLSSLHATDAVAALHRFLDMGIESFLIASSVIGVVGQRLLRRVCTSCRKPYKPSIEELGFYAEAGGAPKKTFYRGVGCNFCSGTGYQDRIGVYELLTITPEIKRLVVGWATQDELRRMAVKQGMRTLRDEAISLVEQDLTTIPEVIRTIYTA; from the coding sequence ATGAAGCTGCGACGCAAGGACGAGGAGATCGCGGAGACGGGCGGAGCCCGGCACGCGAGAGGCAAGCGGGTCGCGGACCCTGGGGTGCCCGAGCCTGCTGTCGCGCTCGAGCGACCGGCCGACTGGCAGCAGCTGGGCGAGCTGCTCATCGACCGCAGGCACGTCACGCCCCAGCAACTGTCCGAGGCGCTGCTGCAGCAGTCGGCGTCGGGCAAGCGCGTCGGTTCCCTGCTCGTCGAGCTCGGCGCGCTCGACGCGCGCGCGCTCGCCGAGGTGCTCGCCGACCAGATGGGCCTTGCCCTCGTCGACCTCGGCGAGGAGTCCCCGGAGCCCGACGCCGCAGCGCTTCTGGACGAGAGCATCGCCCGCTCCCACGGCTGCATCCCGATGATGCTGCTCGACGGCGGCGGCCTCGTCGTGGCAGTCGCCGACCCCACGTCGGAGCTCGCCCAGCTGCTCGCCAACTCGACCGGCCGCGAGATCACGCTGGTCGTCGCCCCCGCCGACGAGATCCGGCACTCGATCGACGCGACCTACCGCTCGCTGACCGGCATCGACGACGTCGTCAAGGCCTTCGAGGCCACCGCCGCCACCCGCAAGACGGTCGCGCTGACCAGCGAGTCCGCGCAGGACGACGCCCCGGTGGTGCAGGTCGTCAACAAGATCATCACTCAGGCGCTGCGCGACCGCGCCTCCGACGTCCACATCGAGCCGCAGGACGAGCGCCTGCGCATCCGCTTCCGCATCGACGGTGCGCTGCACGACGTCCTGGCACTGCCGTCCTCGATGGGGCCGGCCCTGACCAGCCGCCTCAAGATCATGGCGGGGATGAACATCGTCGAGCGGCGCCGCCCGCAGGACGGCCAGATCGCGATGGACGTCGACGGCCGCTCGGTGGATATCCGGGTCGCCTCGACCGGTGTCATCTGGGGCGAGAAGGTCGTGCTCCGCATCCTCGACAAGAGCCGCCCGCTCTACCGGCTCAACGACCTCGGCATGCCCAACGACACCCACGACACCTACTCCGCGCTGGTCCGCGCGCCCTTCGGGATGGTGCTGTGCGCCGGGCCCACCGGCTCCGGCAAGACGACGACGCTCTACGCGACGATGAGCGAGATCAACGAGTCGCAGCGCAACATCATGACGATCGAGGACCCGGTCGAGTACGTCTTCCCGTCGATCAACCAGATCTCCACCAACGAGCAGGCCGGCCTCACCTTCGCCACCGGCCTGAAGTCGATCCTGCGGCAGGACCCGGACGTCATCCTCGTCGGCGAGATCCGCGACGTGGAGACCGCGCGCATCGCCACCCAGTCCGCCCTCACCGGCCACTTCGTGCTCTCGTCGCTGCACGCCACCGACGCCGTCGCGGCCCTGCACCGCTTCCTCGACATGGGCATCGAGTCCTTCCTCATCGCCTCCTCCGTCATCGGTGTCGTCGGCCAACGCCTGCTGCGCCGCGTCTGCACCAGCTGCCGCAAGCCCTACAAGCCCAGCATCGAGGAGCTCGGCTTCTACGCCGAGGCCGGCGGCGCACCCAAGAAGACCTTCTACCGCGGGGTCGGCTGCAACTTCTGCTCCGGCACCGGATACCAGGACCGCATCGGCGTCTACGAGCTCCTGACCATCACGCCCGAGATCAAGCGCCTCGTCGTCGGCTGGGCCACCCAGGACGAGCTGCGCCGCATGGCGGTCAAGCAAGGAATGCGCACCCTGCGCGACGAGGCCATCTCGCTCGTCGAGCAGGACCTCACCACCATCCCCGAAGTCATCCGCACCATCTACACGGCCTAG
- a CDS encoding type IV pilus twitching motility protein PilT, whose translation MVKTSSSRPLPSDLLLEQLWDSKGTDLLVTAGVSPMVRVDGDLRPVDGFGPISAEDTEGLLEELLTDDQQAAFAAGAEVDFSFTWRQVARLRGNAFRASGTIGLALRLIPHEIPTFADLGLPPVLGRFAALRQGLVLVTGPTGAGKSTTLASMIDHINATRACHIITIEDPIEYVYSHRAGVVHQREVGTDTRSFPDALRSALREDPDVVLVGEMRDLESIAFALSIAETGHLVFATLHTNDTAQALDRIVDVFPADRQSQIRVQLANALTGIVYQRLLPRREGGLVAAYEVLVANSAVRNLVKEGKSNQLRNVVSTHQHEGMQTLESALTRLVADDVIDLEQARLVSLYPKEVEAPAPVLAEVAPMRRSLRR comes from the coding sequence ATGGTCAAGACCTCCAGCTCCCGGCCCCTGCCCTCCGACCTGCTGCTCGAGCAGCTCTGGGACAGCAAGGGCACCGATCTGCTCGTGACTGCCGGCGTGTCGCCGATGGTCCGGGTCGACGGCGATCTGCGGCCTGTGGACGGGTTCGGCCCGATCTCGGCCGAGGACACCGAGGGGCTGCTCGAGGAGCTGCTCACCGACGACCAGCAGGCGGCCTTCGCGGCTGGGGCCGAGGTCGACTTCTCCTTCACCTGGCGCCAGGTGGCGCGGCTGCGCGGCAACGCCTTCCGAGCGTCCGGGACGATCGGGCTCGCGCTGCGGCTCATCCCGCACGAGATCCCCACCTTCGCGGACCTGGGACTCCCGCCCGTCCTCGGGCGCTTCGCCGCGCTCCGTCAGGGACTGGTGCTCGTCACCGGGCCGACGGGGGCCGGCAAGTCCACGACCCTCGCGTCGATGATCGACCACATCAACGCCACACGGGCGTGCCACATCATCACCATCGAGGACCCGATCGAGTACGTCTACTCGCACCGCGCCGGCGTGGTCCACCAGCGCGAGGTCGGGACCGACACCCGGTCCTTCCCGGACGCGCTGCGGTCCGCCCTGCGCGAGGACCCCGACGTCGTCCTGGTCGGCGAGATGCGCGACCTCGAGTCGATCGCTTTCGCGCTGTCGATCGCCGAGACCGGGCACCTGGTCTTCGCGACCCTGCACACCAACGACACGGCACAGGCTCTGGACCGCATCGTCGACGTCTTCCCGGCCGACCGGCAGTCGCAGATCCGTGTGCAGCTCGCCAACGCACTGACCGGCATCGTCTACCAGCGGCTGCTCCCGCGTCGCGAGGGCGGGCTCGTCGCGGCGTACGAGGTGCTGGTCGCCAACTCGGCTGTCCGCAACCTCGTCAAGGAGGGCAAGAGCAACCAGCTGCGCAACGTCGTCTCCACCCACCAGCACGAGGGGATGCAGACGCTCGAGAGCGCGCTGACCCGCCTGGTGGCCGACGACGTCATCGACCTGGAGCAGGCCCGCCTCGTCTCGCTCTACCCGAAGGAGGTCGAGGCCCCGGCCCCCGTGCTCGCCGAGGTCGCGCCGATGCGGCGGAGCCTTCGCCGCTGA
- a CDS encoding ABC transporter ATP-binding protein — MEPVLLAQGLVVDFAEVRAVDGFDLSVAAGASVALVGRNGAGKSTTMRVLAGVLPPSGGRVTVQGVDAGHDPAGVRSLVGYCPDVGGLVPRATPWEHLQLAARLRAMPDGWQQRAHELLERFDLAAATDRVTAGFSHGMGRRLSVLLATFHEPRLLLLDEPFDGVDPLGVEATMEAIAAARASGAAVLVSTHLLPLAIEACEEAVVLKGGRVVGAARAEELAGDEGRVRYRSLIA; from the coding sequence GTGGAACCCGTCCTCCTGGCCCAGGGACTCGTCGTCGACTTCGCGGAGGTCCGCGCCGTCGACGGGTTCGACCTGTCTGTCGCCGCCGGCGCCTCGGTGGCGCTGGTCGGCCGCAACGGCGCCGGGAAGTCCACCACGATGCGCGTGCTCGCGGGCGTGCTGCCGCCCAGCGGCGGTCGGGTGACCGTGCAGGGCGTCGACGCCGGCCACGACCCCGCTGGGGTGCGCTCCCTGGTCGGCTACTGCCCCGACGTCGGCGGACTCGTGCCACGGGCGACCCCGTGGGAGCACCTCCAGCTCGCGGCCCGGCTGCGCGCGATGCCCGACGGCTGGCAGCAGCGGGCCCACGAGCTGCTCGAGCGCTTCGACCTGGCCGCGGCGACCGACCGCGTCACCGCCGGCTTCAGCCACGGCATGGGACGGCGCCTCTCGGTCCTGCTCGCGACCTTCCATGAACCCCGCCTGCTGCTGCTCGACGAGCCCTTCGACGGGGTCGACCCGCTCGGCGTCGAGGCCACCATGGAAGCGATCGCTGCTGCCCGCGCGAGCGGCGCCGCGGTCCTCGTCAGCACCCACCTGCTCCCCCTGGCCATCGAGGCGTGCGAGGAGGCCGTCGTCCTCAAGGGCGGCCGCGTCGTCGGCGCCGCCCGGGCCGAGGAGCTCGCCGGCGACGAGGGACGGGTCCGCTACCGCTCGCTCATCGCATGA
- a CDS encoding prepilin-type N-terminal cleavage/methylation domain-containing protein — MNRMSQRIKTRKDDGFTLIELLIVIVVLGILAGIAIFAVDAFQADAKNACTDANSRIDKTVSAAQKVNGSGVYTAEGGNCT, encoded by the coding sequence ATGAACCGCATGTCTCAGCGCATCAAGACCCGCAAGGACGACGGCTTCACGCTCATCGAGCTGCTGATCGTCATCGTCGTGCTCGGCATCCTCGCCGGCATCGCCATCTTCGCCGTGGACGCCTTCCAGGCTGACGCCAAGAACGCCTGCACGGACGCCAACAGCCGGATCGACAAGACGGTCTCAGCTGCGCAGAAGGTGAACGGCAGCGGCGTCTACACCGCTGAGGGCGGCAACTGCACCTGA